In a genomic window of Chrysemys picta bellii isolate R12L10 chromosome 1, ASM1138683v2, whole genome shotgun sequence:
- the CXADR gene encoding coxsackievirus and adenovirus receptor isoform X3: MELPPLAALLGSLLLCCAGLTKGLKITSTDQPMVEKAQGEKVTLLCTFTESQDDLGPLDVEWVLIPLDNRKKEQTIIMYSVDRIYNNYYEAMNGRVQFTNPDPRSGDGSIDILNLKSTDTGTYQCRVKKAPAVESQKIQLTVLVKPARTKCYIEGSQETGRDLTLKCVSQEGSPLLSYNWRKLTGTQELPATSLLNKDTGELSLKNASEEYSGTYTCVAANRVGTDDCFVVLNVTPPINTAGTIAGAVIGTLLGLFLLAFLVFCCCKKRKEKKYEKEVHHDIREDVPPPKSRTSTARSYIGSNRSSLGSMSPSNMEGYAKTPYNQVPSEDFERPSGQNPSFAPSKYDLAYKIHDITVV; encoded by the exons GTCTAACAAAAGGCCTAAAGATAACTTCAACTGACCAGCCTATGGTTGAAAAAGCTCAAGGAGAGAAAGTTACATTGCTGTGTACATTCACTGAATCACAAGACGATCTAGGCCCACTAGATGTTGAATGGGTCTTAATACCACTAGATAATCGAAAGAAGGAACAAACA atTATTATGTACTCTGTAGACAGGATTTATAATAATTACTATGAAGCTATGAATGGACGGGTACAGTTCACTAATCCTGATCCCAGATCTGGTGACGGCTCCATAGATATCCTGAATCTAAAGTCAACAGATACAGGCACATACCAGTGCAGAGTGAAGAAAGCTCCTGCAGTTGAAAGCCAAAAAATACAGTTGACTGTGCTTG TAAAGCCAGCAAGGACTAAATGCTACATTGAAGGATCACAGGAAACTGGAAGAGACCTTACCCTGAAATGTGTATCACAAGAAGGCTCTCCACTCTTATCCTACAACTGGAGGAAATTAACTGGCACACAGGAACTTCCGGCGACATCGTTATTGA ATAAAGATACAGGTGAACTGTCTCTGAAGAATGCCTCTGAGGAGTACTCTGGTACATACACTTGTGTGGCTGCAAACAGAGTTGGCACTGATGACTGTTTCGTTGTGCTAAATGTCACTCCTC CTATAAATACAGCTGGCACAATTGCTGGAGCAGTTATTGGAACTCTTCTGGGGCTCTTTTTATTGGCCTTTCTCGTCTTCTGTTGCTGTAAGAAACGTAAagagaaaaaatatgaaaaagaagTGCACCATGATATTAG AGAGGATGTTCCTCCTCCAAAGAGTCGTACTTCAACAGCCCGCAGCTATATAGGCAGCAATCGTTCTTCTCTGGGTTCAATGTCTCCCTCCAATATGGAAGGATATGCCAAGACTCCATATAATCAAGTACCAAGTGAAGACTTTGAACGTCCTTCTGGTCAAAACCCAAGCTTTGCACCGTCAAAG
- the CXADR gene encoding coxsackievirus and adenovirus receptor isoform X1: MELPPLAALLGSLLLCCAGLTKGLKITSTDQPMVEKAQGEKVTLLCTFTESQDDLGPLDVEWVLIPLDNRKKEQTIIMYSVDRIYNNYYEAMNGRVQFTNPDPRSGDGSIDILNLKSTDTGTYQCRVKKAPAVESQKIQLTVLVKPARTKCYIEGSQETGRDLTLKCVSQEGSPLLSYNWRKLTGTQELPATSLLNKDTGELSLKNASEEYSGTYTCVAANRVGTDDCFVVLNVTPPINTAGTIAGAVIGTLLGLFLLAFLVFCCCKKRKEKKYEKEVHHDIREDVPPPKSRTSTARSYIGSNRSSLGSMSPSNMEGYAKTPYNQVPSEDFERPSGQNPSFAPSKVAAPNLSRMGAVPVMIPAQSKDGSIV, from the exons GTCTAACAAAAGGCCTAAAGATAACTTCAACTGACCAGCCTATGGTTGAAAAAGCTCAAGGAGAGAAAGTTACATTGCTGTGTACATTCACTGAATCACAAGACGATCTAGGCCCACTAGATGTTGAATGGGTCTTAATACCACTAGATAATCGAAAGAAGGAACAAACA atTATTATGTACTCTGTAGACAGGATTTATAATAATTACTATGAAGCTATGAATGGACGGGTACAGTTCACTAATCCTGATCCCAGATCTGGTGACGGCTCCATAGATATCCTGAATCTAAAGTCAACAGATACAGGCACATACCAGTGCAGAGTGAAGAAAGCTCCTGCAGTTGAAAGCCAAAAAATACAGTTGACTGTGCTTG TAAAGCCAGCAAGGACTAAATGCTACATTGAAGGATCACAGGAAACTGGAAGAGACCTTACCCTGAAATGTGTATCACAAGAAGGCTCTCCACTCTTATCCTACAACTGGAGGAAATTAACTGGCACACAGGAACTTCCGGCGACATCGTTATTGA ATAAAGATACAGGTGAACTGTCTCTGAAGAATGCCTCTGAGGAGTACTCTGGTACATACACTTGTGTGGCTGCAAACAGAGTTGGCACTGATGACTGTTTCGTTGTGCTAAATGTCACTCCTC CTATAAATACAGCTGGCACAATTGCTGGAGCAGTTATTGGAACTCTTCTGGGGCTCTTTTTATTGGCCTTTCTCGTCTTCTGTTGCTGTAAGAAACGTAAagagaaaaaatatgaaaaagaagTGCACCATGATATTAG AGAGGATGTTCCTCCTCCAAAGAGTCGTACTTCAACAGCCCGCAGCTATATAGGCAGCAATCGTTCTTCTCTGGGTTCAATGTCTCCCTCCAATATGGAAGGATATGCCAAGACTCCATATAATCAAGTACCAAGTGAAGACTTTGAACGTCCTTCTGGTCAAAACCCAAGCTTTGCACCGTCAAAGGTAGCTGCACCTAATCTAAGTAGAATGGGAGCTGTCCCTGTGATGATTCCAGCACAAAGCAAGGACGGGTCCATAGTATAG
- the CXADR gene encoding coxsackievirus and adenovirus receptor isoform X2, producing the protein MWLRNLQCLTKGLKITSTDQPMVEKAQGEKVTLLCTFTESQDDLGPLDVEWVLIPLDNRKKEQTIIMYSVDRIYNNYYEAMNGRVQFTNPDPRSGDGSIDILNLKSTDTGTYQCRVKKAPAVESQKIQLTVLVKPARTKCYIEGSQETGRDLTLKCVSQEGSPLLSYNWRKLTGTQELPATSLLNKDTGELSLKNASEEYSGTYTCVAANRVGTDDCFVVLNVTPPINTAGTIAGAVIGTLLGLFLLAFLVFCCCKKRKEKKYEKEVHHDIREDVPPPKSRTSTARSYIGSNRSSLGSMSPSNMEGYAKTPYNQVPSEDFERPSGQNPSFAPSKVAAPNLSRMGAVPVMIPAQSKDGSIV; encoded by the exons GTCTAACAAAAGGCCTAAAGATAACTTCAACTGACCAGCCTATGGTTGAAAAAGCTCAAGGAGAGAAAGTTACATTGCTGTGTACATTCACTGAATCACAAGACGATCTAGGCCCACTAGATGTTGAATGGGTCTTAATACCACTAGATAATCGAAAGAAGGAACAAACA atTATTATGTACTCTGTAGACAGGATTTATAATAATTACTATGAAGCTATGAATGGACGGGTACAGTTCACTAATCCTGATCCCAGATCTGGTGACGGCTCCATAGATATCCTGAATCTAAAGTCAACAGATACAGGCACATACCAGTGCAGAGTGAAGAAAGCTCCTGCAGTTGAAAGCCAAAAAATACAGTTGACTGTGCTTG TAAAGCCAGCAAGGACTAAATGCTACATTGAAGGATCACAGGAAACTGGAAGAGACCTTACCCTGAAATGTGTATCACAAGAAGGCTCTCCACTCTTATCCTACAACTGGAGGAAATTAACTGGCACACAGGAACTTCCGGCGACATCGTTATTGA ATAAAGATACAGGTGAACTGTCTCTGAAGAATGCCTCTGAGGAGTACTCTGGTACATACACTTGTGTGGCTGCAAACAGAGTTGGCACTGATGACTGTTTCGTTGTGCTAAATGTCACTCCTC CTATAAATACAGCTGGCACAATTGCTGGAGCAGTTATTGGAACTCTTCTGGGGCTCTTTTTATTGGCCTTTCTCGTCTTCTGTTGCTGTAAGAAACGTAAagagaaaaaatatgaaaaagaagTGCACCATGATATTAG AGAGGATGTTCCTCCTCCAAAGAGTCGTACTTCAACAGCCCGCAGCTATATAGGCAGCAATCGTTCTTCTCTGGGTTCAATGTCTCCCTCCAATATGGAAGGATATGCCAAGACTCCATATAATCAAGTACCAAGTGAAGACTTTGAACGTCCTTCTGGTCAAAACCCAAGCTTTGCACCGTCAAAGGTAGCTGCACCTAATCTAAGTAGAATGGGAGCTGTCCCTGTGATGATTCCAGCACAAAGCAAGGACGGGTCCATAGTATAG